The proteins below come from a single Methanothrix thermoacetophila PT genomic window:
- a CDS encoding phosphoribosylanthranilate isomerase, which yields MTRVKICGLMDEYELECALKAGADALGFVVEIERSRHRLSLDEARNLIGMVPPFTTSVAVVEPAGVDDAVRLADYLQSDALQIHGDLSPEEIEEIKRRVPQRIIVAVPPGSDRAVEVSRIADAVLVDTPVSGGLGGSGRTHDWSVTARMRSTLHAPLILAGGLRPENVMDAINVVKPYAVDVSSGVETNGRKDPVKAEEFVRRVRSCQ from the coding sequence ATGACCAGGGTCAAGATCTGCGGTCTGATGGATGAATACGAGCTCGAGTGCGCGCTGAAAGCAGGCGCGGACGCTCTTGGATTCGTAGTGGAGATAGAGCGCTCTAGGCATCGCCTCTCTCTGGATGAGGCAAGAAACCTGATCGGAATGGTCCCGCCGTTCACCACAAGCGTCGCCGTTGTGGAGCCGGCTGGTGTGGATGATGCGGTCCGGCTCGCAGACTATCTTCAGAGCGACGCGCTTCAGATCCACGGGGATCTCTCTCCTGAGGAGATAGAAGAGATCAAAAGACGCGTTCCACAGAGGATCATTGTCGCAGTGCCTCCCGGATCTGATAGGGCTGTTGAGGTGAGCAGGATCGCCGATGCTGTTCTCGTCGACACACCAGTCTCTGGAGGCCTTGGAGGATCCGGAAGGACGCACGACTGGTCTGTGACAGCCAGGATGAGATCGACGCTCCACGCTCCGCTGATACTCGCAGGTGGTCTGCGTCCAGAGAATGTCATGGATGCGATCAATGTGGTGAAACCGTATGCTGTCGATGTCTCCAGCGGCGTAGAGACGAATGGAAGGAAGGATCCGGTGAAGGCCGAGGAGTTCGTGAGGAGGGTGAGATCCTGCCAGTGA
- the trpD gene encoding anthranilate phosphoribosyltransferase gives MLNYLARLIEGQNLTIEEAESLLGAFFDGATDAQIASALTALRMKGETAEELAGMAKRMRESAIRIRPRVSGTLVDTCGTGGDSTNTINVSTAAAIVAAACGVPVAKHGNYAVSSRCGSANVLEALGVNISCPPERVESIIESVGIGFMLAPLFHPAMKRVAHIRKEMGIRTVFNVLGPLTNPAGAEAQVVGVYSPALCEKIANVLNLLGTKRAMVVHGSGLDEISNTGSTFVSELCDGVVRNYVVDPRDLGYPLADLNEIAGGTPDENAERLVRILKGEKSRARELVAMNAGAAVYVSGIASSLREGCAIAEGAISSGSALETLKTLVEENGDPGRLRRFL, from the coding sequence ATGTTGAACTATCTGGCGAGGCTGATTGAGGGGCAGAATCTCACCATAGAGGAGGCAGAATCTCTCCTGGGCGCGTTCTTCGATGGCGCTACCGATGCGCAGATCGCCTCAGCTCTTACCGCTCTGAGGATGAAGGGTGAGACTGCTGAGGAGCTCGCAGGTATGGCAAAGAGGATGCGTGAGTCCGCGATCCGAATACGCCCCAGGGTCTCCGGAACGCTGGTCGATACATGCGGGACTGGTGGGGACAGCACAAACACGATAAATGTGAGCACAGCAGCCGCGATAGTTGCAGCAGCGTGCGGCGTGCCAGTCGCGAAGCACGGGAACTACGCTGTGAGCTCACGATGCGGAAGCGCCAACGTCCTCGAGGCTCTGGGTGTCAACATCTCCTGCCCTCCTGAGAGGGTGGAGAGCATCATAGAGTCTGTCGGGATCGGGTTCATGCTCGCCCCGCTCTTTCATCCGGCGATGAAGCGCGTAGCGCATATCAGAAAGGAGATGGGGATCAGGACCGTGTTCAACGTTCTTGGGCCGCTCACAAATCCGGCAGGTGCTGAGGCTCAGGTCGTGGGGGTGTACTCACCAGCACTCTGTGAGAAGATCGCAAATGTTCTGAACCTTCTCGGAACTAAACGGGCGATGGTTGTGCACGGCAGCGGTCTTGACGAGATATCAAACACAGGCAGCACCTTCGTCTCCGAGCTGTGCGATGGGGTGGTGAGAAACTACGTTGTGGATCCCCGGGATCTTGGGTATCCGCTCGCAGATCTGAATGAGATCGCTGGAGGGACTCCTGATGAGAACGCGGAGCGTCTCGTGAGGATATTGAAGGGCGAGAAGAGCAGGGCGAGGGAGCTGGTGGCGATGAACGCAGGCGCAGCAGTGTACGTCTCGGGAATCGCATCCAGCCTGAGAGAGGGGTGCGCGATCGCAGAGGGCGCCATAAGCTCCGGTAGCGCTCTGGAGACCCTGAAGACCCTGGTCGAGGAGAACGGGGATCCTGGAAGGCTCAGGAGATTCCTGTGA
- a CDS encoding indole-3-glycerol-phosphate synthase has translation MHPLIEGILSATELRMAGAKQSFDHLKSRDLVGSAISARRRGLIPVIAEIKPRAISRPLRAGEAGEIARFYESRGACGISVLTEPTYFLGSISSLEEARRSTSLPVLRKDFIINRKQIREARADLVLLIVSIADIEDLIEDVRAAGMEPLVEVHDEHELDRAANAGATIVGINNRDLITLEVDLGRFEALGPIARDIGLFTVAESGVSSREEALRMMNAGADALLIGNSIMKNPALLGEITGVDIKAT, from the coding sequence ATGCATCCTCTCATAGAGGGAATACTGAGCGCTACAGAGCTGCGGATGGCCGGAGCGAAACAGTCGTTTGATCACCTGAAATCCAGAGATCTCGTGGGCTCCGCGATCTCGGCGAGGCGCAGAGGCCTGATACCGGTGATAGCCGAGATAAAGCCGCGGGCGATATCCAGGCCATTGAGGGCAGGCGAGGCCGGGGAGATAGCGAGATTTTATGAGAGCAGGGGCGCCTGCGGCATCTCCGTTCTCACAGAGCCCACATACTTCCTCGGCTCGATCTCATCTCTGGAGGAGGCGAGGAGATCGACATCCCTGCCGGTTCTCAGAAAGGACTTCATCATTAACAGAAAACAGATTCGCGAAGCCCGGGCGGATCTAGTGCTCCTGATCGTATCAATAGCAGATATCGAGGATCTCATAGAGGATGTCAGGGCGGCTGGAATGGAGCCTCTTGTCGAGGTTCACGATGAGCATGAGCTTGATAGAGCCGCAAATGCTGGCGCCACGATAGTTGGAATAAACAACAGGGATCTCATAACTCTGGAGGTGGATCTGGGAAGGTTCGAGGCTCTCGGTCCGATCGCAAGAGATATCGGTCTGTTCACAGTCGCCGAGAGTGGAGTTAGCTCGCGAGAGGAGGCGCTGAGAATGATGAATGCAGGCGCTGATGCGTTACTCATCGGGAACTCGATAATGAAAAACCCCGCGCTGCTGGGAGAGATAACTGGGGTGGATATCAAGGCCACGTAG
- a CDS encoding anthranilate synthase component II, with translation MNRTILFIDNQDSFVWNLVDYVSQLHPDTLVVPNRISLREVRDINPAGIVISPGPGHPANPRDIGSCIEIIRSFGRAGVPILGICLGHQAINIAFGGSITHTNPLHGKVSKIMHDGLGVFRGIESPLIGGRYHSLAVKTLAPDLLISAMSDDGVVMGIRHRDLSIEGLQFHPESVLTPCGMKIVSNWVEMVEDASSHRGNTERYRAADGRSETVV, from the coding sequence TTGAACCGAACAATACTATTCATAGATAATCAGGACTCCTTCGTATGGAATCTGGTGGATTATGTATCGCAGCTCCACCCTGATACGCTGGTCGTCCCAAACCGAATATCTCTGAGGGAGGTTCGAGATATAAACCCGGCAGGCATCGTGATATCTCCTGGCCCGGGGCATCCGGCGAACCCCAGGGATATAGGGAGCTGCATCGAGATAATAAGATCGTTCGGCAGAGCGGGCGTGCCGATACTTGGCATCTGTTTAGGCCATCAGGCGATCAACATCGCGTTTGGAGGGAGCATCACCCACACGAATCCTTTACATGGGAAGGTATCTAAAATAATGCATGATGGTCTGGGCGTGTTCAGGGGCATCGAGTCCCCGCTGATCGGAGGGAGGTATCATTCTCTCGCGGTGAAGACACTGGCGCCTGATCTCCTGATATCTGCGATGAGCGATGATGGCGTGGTGATGGGAATAAGACACAGGGACCTGAGCATAGAGGGTCTCCAGTTCCATCCGGAGTCTGTTCTCACGCCATGCGGTATGAAGATCGTATCGAACTGGGTGGAGATGGTTGAGGATGCATCCTCTCATAGAGGGAATACTGAGCGCTACAGAGCTGCGGATGGCCGGAGCGAAACAGTCGTTTGA
- the trpE gene encoding anthranilate synthase component I → MTYPVLIDVTDKISVDAPLSLYLSLRGRRYPYLLESVEKSGQRARFSFVGADPSAVVRLKNREIEVEVFNGGEEFLSRRLSRCAEIEEFSHGIKGRLLPEFDMFDALRAAIPCPRSDERNFFGRQIFLGGGIGYIAYDMVKERLGKVSTSETPDAQFAIVESTFIFDHLMRRVYFAVVPMLPGAKTDLIERVEGVDDYPENSELRGRVVRCGDPEEYMEAVVAAKRHIIDGDIFQVVLARSTDVECSDTIALYRNLRRINPSPYTYLFEFGGLSIVGASPETLFNTYAGILKVNPIAGTCPRGRTPEEDEALARAMLNDEKERAEHVMLVDLGRNDVRSVCRAGSVKVEDFMSVLRYSHVQHIETTVSGVLREECDQFDAARAIFPAGTLSGAPKMRAMEIIDELEKEPRGIYGGGIGYFSADGSADFAIAIRSIILKDNIARVQAGAGIVADSDPERELAETERKMGAMKRALGVID, encoded by the coding sequence GTGACATATCCAGTCCTAATAGACGTCACAGACAAGATCAGCGTGGATGCGCCGCTATCGCTCTACCTCTCCCTGAGAGGTAGACGCTATCCATACCTCCTGGAGTCTGTGGAGAAATCGGGCCAGAGGGCCAGGTTCTCGTTCGTCGGCGCAGACCCCTCAGCGGTTGTGAGATTGAAGAACCGGGAGATAGAGGTAGAGGTATTCAACGGCGGGGAGGAGTTCCTGAGCCGGAGGCTCTCGCGGTGCGCGGAGATCGAGGAGTTCAGCCACGGAATAAAAGGAAGGCTGCTTCCGGAGTTCGATATGTTTGACGCCCTCAGAGCCGCGATACCATGCCCGAGATCCGATGAGAGGAACTTCTTCGGCAGACAGATCTTCCTTGGAGGCGGCATCGGGTACATCGCATATGATATGGTCAAGGAACGGCTCGGAAAGGTCTCGACCTCAGAAACTCCTGATGCACAGTTCGCAATAGTCGAGAGCACATTCATCTTCGATCACCTCATGAGACGGGTCTACTTCGCTGTAGTCCCGATGCTCCCCGGGGCGAAGACAGATCTGATCGAGAGGGTCGAGGGCGTGGACGATTACCCTGAAAACTCCGAGCTCCGCGGGAGGGTCGTGCGATGCGGAGATCCTGAGGAGTACATGGAGGCTGTCGTTGCTGCAAAGAGGCACATAATCGATGGAGACATATTCCAGGTGGTGCTCGCCAGATCCACAGACGTAGAATGCAGTGATACCATAGCGCTCTACAGAAACCTCCGGAGGATCAATCCTAGCCCGTATACATACCTCTTCGAGTTCGGGGGTCTCTCAATAGTGGGCGCATCTCCTGAGACGCTCTTCAACACCTACGCCGGAATACTCAAAGTCAATCCGATTGCTGGGACTTGTCCGCGGGGGAGAACCCCTGAGGAGGATGAGGCCCTGGCCAGGGCGATGCTGAACGACGAGAAGGAGAGGGCCGAGCATGTGATGCTCGTGGATCTCGGAAGGAACGACGTGAGGAGCGTCTGCAGGGCGGGAAGTGTGAAGGTCGAGGACTTCATGTCGGTTCTGAGATACTCTCACGTCCAGCACATAGAGACCACGGTCTCGGGCGTGCTGAGGGAGGAGTGCGATCAGTTCGATGCCGCACGCGCGATCTTTCCCGCAGGAACTCTGTCAGGCGCGCCGAAGATGAGAGCGATGGAGATCATCGATGAGCTCGAGAAAGAGCCCAGGGGGATATACGGAGGAGGCATAGGATACTTCTCAGCTGATGGTAGTGCGGACTTCGCGATAGCGATCAGGAGTATCATTCTGAAGGATAATATCGCAAGGGTGCAGGCTGGAGCTGGAATAGTTGCGGACTCTGACCCTGAGAGGGAGCTGGCCGAGACCGAGAGGAAGATGGGCGCGATGAAGCGTGCTCTGGGGGTGATCGATTGA